In bacterium, the DNA window GGCACCGGCGTCTTCATCAACACGCTGCCGCCCGAGGACGCGGCGGCGGTCCTGCGCAGCGCGGAGCCGGCGGAGGTGCTGGAGTGAGGCCGAAACAACGATGCTGAGGATCGGCCTGACCGGGGGCATCGCCAGCGGCAAGTCCAGCGTCGCCCGGATCTTCCGCGAACTGGGCGCGCACGTCATCGACGCCGACCGCGTCGCGCGCGAGGTCACGCCCTCCGGTTCGCCGGCGCTGGCGCAGATCGCGCGGGCGTTCGGCGCGCAGGTGCTCCGCCCCGACGGGACGCTCGACCGGGCGGCGCTCGGGGCGATCGTCTTCGCCGACAGGGGCAAGCGCCGGGTCCTCGAGGGGATCCTCCACCCGCTCATCCTCGGAGAGATCGACCGGCGCATCGACGCGCTCGCGCAGGACGACCCGCGGGGCGTGGCGGTGGTCGAGGCGGCGCTGATCTTCGAGCTGGCGCGCCAGGCCGAGTACGACGCAGTCGTGGTCGTCTGGGCCGAGCCGGAGCAGCAGGCGCAGCGCCTCATGGCCCGCGACCGCCTTCCGCCGGAGGAGGCGCGCCGGCGCATGGACGCACAGATGCCCCTGGCGCAGAAGCGCCTGCGGGCCGACTTCGTCGTCGACAACAGCGGGGACGAGGCGCGCTGCCGGCAGGAGGCCGAGCGGGTCTGGCAGGAGCTCGCACGGCTGGCGGCCGGGGGCGGGCGCTGCTGACGGGCCGGGGGCGCCCCGGCATCGGCTGAGCGAAGGGGTGGCGCGGAGCGGGGGCCCCCCACCGGACGGACC includes these proteins:
- the coaE gene encoding dephospho-CoA kinase (Dephospho-CoA kinase (CoaE) performs the final step in coenzyme A biosynthesis.) — encoded protein: MLRIGLTGGIASGKSSVARIFRELGAHVIDADRVAREVTPSGSPALAQIARAFGAQVLRPDGTLDRAALGAIVFADRGKRRVLEGILHPLILGEIDRRIDALAQDDPRGVAVVEAALIFELARQAEYDAVVVVWAEPEQQAQRLMARDRLPPEEARRRMDAQMPLAQKRLRADFVVDNSGDEARCRQEAERVWQELARLAAGGGRC